Genomic DNA from Panthera leo isolate Ple1 chromosome A1, P.leo_Ple1_pat1.1, whole genome shotgun sequence:
CAGGCAAGTAAAAGACATGAAAAGCATCCTCATTCATAAAGAAGAAGTataacttttactatttgcataTGACAAGACACTATATAtaggaaaccctaaagactccaccaaaaatcttaTAGAACTGataaaggaattcagtaaagtcacaggatacaaaattaatatacaacaaTGTGTCgtatttatatatactaataatgaagtagcagaaagacaaattaataaaacaattcctTTCCAATTGctctaaaaggaataaaatacctaggaataaacttaactaaagagATGAAATACCTGTACtcagaaaactatgaaacattgatgaaattgaagataacaccaacagatggaaaaatattccatgctcatgaactgaAATAatcaatatttctaaaatgtccataatacctAAAGCATCTACAGACTGAATgaaatccccatcaaaataccaacaacagtgtttacagaactagaactaaactgaaatttgtatggaaccacaaaagacctcaaataggcaaagcaatccggcagaattaaaataaaataataaaataaataagaaaactggaggtattatcatcccagatttcaaggtaGAACAATCAAAATagcatgatactggcacaaaagtagacacatagatcaacagaacagaatagagatcccagaagaaAAACCCACACATAGGTGGTCAATTTATCTACCAACAAAGGATGCAAGAATATAAAACTGGGAAAAGAcagcattttcaacaaatggtgttggggaaactggacagcaacatgaaaaagaatgaaattggaccactttcttacaccatactcaacaataaactcaaaatgtattagaGACCTAACAATGATACCTGAAATCatagaactcctagaagagaacattaGGCAGTAATTTACTTGACATAAGCTATGTAGTTTTctatatgtctcctgaggtaagggaaacaaaagcaaaactaaattattaggatgtcattaaaataaaaaccttttgcacagtgaaggaaaccattaattaaaaaggcaacctactgaatgggaggagatatttgcaaatgatatttccaataaagggttagtatccaaaatgtataaataacttatacaaatcaacaccaatAATAATCATCAACATCATCGTCTGGTTAAAAAATGGACGGAAGtcatgaatatacattttttccagagaagacatatagatgcccgaaagatacatgaaaagagaCCTAATGTCAcgaatcatcaggaaaatgaaaatgaaagccacaatgaggagtgcctgggtggctcagttagttaagcattgtactcttgattttgggtcaggtcatgatctcatgatcagaGGATCAAGCCCCTTattgggcttcacactgagcatggagcttgcttaagattctctctctctctctctctctctctctctctccctccttctgcttctctttctttctttctctctctctctctctctctcaaaataaataaacatttaaaaaagaaagaaaatcacaatgaaatataacctcacacctgtcataatgccTAAATCAGAAACACAataaacaacaagtgttggtgagaatgtggagaaaaaggaacactcatgcactatTGGAGGGAATGAAAATTggcacagtcactgtggaaaacagtatggaaattgtgcaaaaaattaaaaatagaataaccatgtgatccagcaatacCACTGTTggatatttgcccaaagaaaacaaaaatgctaatttgaaaaaaatatatgtatttctatgtttgttgcagcaccatttacaatagccacaatATAGAATCAGTTCAAGTTTCCACTGATAGGTAAATGGagaaagatgtggtgtgtgtgtgtgtgtgtgtgtgtgtgtgtggtggaatACTACACAGTCATACACAATAAGAAgattttgccatttacaatggcatGGAGGAACCTTGagggtacaatgctaagtgaaatatatcagtcagagaaaaacaaatactatgtgattttgtacatatgtagaatttaagaaacaaaggaaatgaagaagcagaaaaaaaagagacaaacaaacaacaacaacaaaaacatggactcttaaatatagtaaacaaattgatggttgccagagggataATGGGTGGGATGATGTGAGAATTAGATAAAaaagattaagagtacacttatcctgaTGTAATCTATAGAATTGCTGAATACTGTATACCCAAAATAGTGTAATGCATTATGTTAATcatactcaattaaaaaaaaaaaaacacaaagggatAGAATCCAGGCAGAGCTTATCATTCTAATTATGCCTCTGCTTCTGAACAGTTAAAAGTGATAATTCATTCCCTGACTTCCTATTCTTTACTTGAAATTATTATCACATTTGGACATACAGGATTCTACCACAAAATTCTTCCTCATCTCACTGAATTCATATATCTATTTTGATGCATGTTTGAACCCACAGCGTTTTTGCAAGCTATAGACCATACAACCAATGTTTGCTACAATTCAGTGAAATAGTGTTTacaaaaaattcagtgaaatagtGTATTTACCAAAAATTTCCAAGAGTCAAGATGCAAAAGTTACtcctttccagaaaagaaatgttataagCAAAGGCCATTTAAAGTGAATTCTTGGAGGGGGATGGGGACATGGAAATCAGTGTTATAgcataaacaacaaaaagaagttgATTAAACTTTCATCTGGAAAATATATCtccaaattatgaaaatatgcttctacatataaaaatgtagagTTATGCTAACAATAAGtatttttacttatatgtatTTTCAAGGCCTAGAATAttccacagttttgctttttcttatgaATCAGACTTTATTGTTAGTTTGACTGGTTTATTAGTCCAACTACAAAATAATAGAACCAggctctttttttctactttatctcCGACCAGAATGTGTGGTTTTTGTCCTATTTGTCCTTTGATTATGCCCCTCTGCACATCTGTATCACATTCTAAGAAGACAGAGTataggaggaaataaaaattttgccTCATGACATTTTGCCTAAAGTTCTTGCACCTCAGCCACAGCTTTGAAAAAACAGTAAGCCACAGGTACATCTAGAGATACAAGAAGACTTAAAGACTAAGTGTGTTAtttacaaatgaaggaaaaaaaattactattttaaaacatttctcaagtatttttatatttttcttaatgtattttggaGAAAAGACATTGAAGAATAGATTGACTAAAGTATTTATGTTGCTACTGAGTAATGGCAAAGTTGGGACTAGACATACATATTCCATAGTATATTATAGAATGTTGTATAAATaattaaccaaaagaaaatgggagagaatGACCCAAGTaggcttttattaaaatttttatgtgttttttttaccACAGAAAAGAGTTCATCAcagtaatgctttaaaaaaacatttttataatcataTGAAATTTAGTCCCAGAATCTTCCCTAGAACTTTCTTTAGTGCCCACTTAACCTCTTTATTTCGCAAAGTATAGATAACAGGGTTGAGCATGGGTGTCACCACGGTGTAAAACAGGGAAACAAACTTTCCCTGCTCCTTGGATCTGCTATTGACTGGCTGAAGATACATGAATATTATGGTTCCATAGAAGATTATGACAACGGTCATGTGGGAGGAGCAGGTCCCAAAagctttctttcttccagaaGCTGACTTAATCCTCAAAACTGCTTGGGCAATGTAGCCATAGGAAATCAGGATGAAGAAGATAGGAACTATAAGGAAAATAATGCTAGCTACAAAAAGTTCAGCCTCATTAAAAGTGGTGTCCACACAAGCCAACTTGATAAGCACAGGGACCTCACAGATGAAATGATCCACTTGATAATGCCCACAGAAGGGTAGCTGAAGGGTGAGAGTGGACTGTACTAGAGTAGTGACCACCCCACTGAGCCATGACAAAGATGCCAGGGCCATGCAGAGACGTGGATGCATTAAGACAGTGTAGTGGAGGGGACGGCAGATGGCAATGTAGCGATCATAGGACATCACAGCTAGGAGGACACACTCTGTAGATCCCAGAGCAAGAGAGACATACAGCTGAACCACACAGCCACCATAGGTGATGTTTTTCATAGGATCCCACAAGTTTACCAGGAGCTGAGGAATAATACTGCTGGTAAAGCAGAGATCCAAAAAGGAgagttgagaaaggaaaaaatacatcgGTGTATGAAGCTTGGATTCCAGATGAGATACCAGAATGATGGTGGTATTTCCAAAAATGGTTAGTAAATACAAGATCAAAATGATCACAAATAGAACCTTCTGTAACTGAGGGTAATCAGAAAACCCCAACAGGATAAAACCTGTTATGTTGCTCTCATTGGTACTCCTCATCATCCCCATGTGCAAAGTACGTTCCCAGCTGAGAAAAATGACATATTACATAAGGTCAAATGAGACAATGTCACCTCCCCCAAAAGTATTCTATGTTCTTAGAACTTATACCTTTACATATAGTGACTTAGatctatttgcttattttgcGCATTCTAACTAAATGCAATGCATATCCTCTTAATATCTTAGCTGTCCTCTGATGCTCTCCAAAATAGAGAAGagcagacatatttaaaaatatcatcatcAAGCTATGATAATTAGAacgtatggtattggcataaaaatagatatataaatcaGTGGAGCAAAAAAACGGGCCCAGAGATAAACCTATTTATATATAACCAATAGATCTTCAATAAAGGTGCCAAGAATACATCATGAGGAAAATATaggtttttttcaataaattgtgcTGGGAAAGCTAAATAAAGACATGCAAAATATTGAAATTGGTCCTCTCGCTTACACTATACGCACCATCaatcaactcaaaatgtattaaaaatttaaatgtaggaCCTCAAActaaactcctaaaagaaacataaaggagaagcttcatgacattggtctCGGCAATGATTTTAGAGATATGACACTGAAAccataggcaacaaaagcaaaaatctaggaaatgggagaaaatatttgcaaaaaaaatccaaaaaggagttaatatccaaaatatacaagaatCTAAGAtgaataaatagcaaaaataaataaataaataataaataattacctGATTCAAAAGTAGACAAAGGTcttaaatacacatttctccGACATACAAATGTTTAATAGACATAGGAAAAATGATCAGTATCACTAATAATCAAGGTAATGCAAATATGGCataaatgaaatatcacctcacaccagtcaagaTGGATGTTATCAAAAACCAAGACacagtcagggtgcctgggtggctcaggtggttaagcatttgatatttaatttcaattcaggtcatgatcttgtggtttatgatttcaagcttcatgtcaggctctgtgccaacaacatggagcctgctttggattctctgtctccctctctctgcccctcccctgattgtgtttgctcattctctctctctttcaaaataaataaataggggcgcctgagtggcttagttggttaagcatttgacttgggctcagatcatgatctcgtggttcatgagatcaagccccatgtcaggctctgtgctgacagttcagagcctggagcctccttctgtttctccctgtctctctgctcctctcctgctcaggctctatatctcaaaagtaaatcaatgcttaaaaaaatttacataataataaataaatatttgaaaaagatagCAAATGTTGACGAGattgtggagaaattagaacccttgtagAGTGttgtgagaatgtaaaatggtacagccaccatgaaaaacagaatcaacattcctcaaataaataaataaataaataaaactgtcaacAACAATGATTCAACAATCCCATTTCaggtatatattcaaaagaattgaggagggagggaagatggcggcttaggaggatgctgggctcaccacgcaTCCTGCTGattacttagattccacctacacctgcctaactaacccagaaaaccaccagaagactagcagaatggagtctccagagccaagcgcagacgagaggcccatggaagagggtaggaagggcggagaggtggtgcgcgCTGCACgcactggcgggagggagccagggcagaggggcagcctgccggccaagcagagcccccgagtctgctggcaaaagcagaggggccggatggagtgtgttccgacagcaagcgggacttagcatctgggaggtcataagttaacagctctgctctgaaagcgggaaggctggaggacaaagcgagggagagttgctgagcccctggacgacagagctcagtttggcggggaacaaaggcacacaccagcaccatctccctcgcccatcccccagcccgaatcccaaagggaaccagttcctgccagggaacttgctggcTCCGCGCAAAcgcccaacgctgtgcttctgagGAGCAAACcctggcagcgggtctgactccctgcCGCTGCCACAgagcccctcctgaagtggatcacctaaggagaagcaagttaagcctgcccctcctggccccctgcaccttgcctacccaccccagctaatatgccatatccccagcaccacaagcctggcagtgtgcaagtagcccagacaggccacgccaccccacagtgaataccgcccctaggagaggggaagagaaggcacacaccagtctgactgtggccccagcggtgggctgggggcagaggtcaGGTCTGACTGTGActccacccaccaactccagttatacaccacagcacaggggaagtgccctgcaggtctgcaccactccagagactatccaaaatgaccaaacggaagaattcccctcaaaagaatctccaggaaataacaacagctaatgaactgatcaaaaaggatttaaataatataacagaaagtgaatttaggataatagtcataaaattaatcgctgggcttgaaaacagtatagaggacagcagagaatctcttgctacagagatcaagggactaaggaacagtcaggaggagctgaaaaatgatttaaacgaaatgcaaaataaaatggaaatgacgatggctcggattgaagaggcagaggagagaataggtgaactagaagataaagttatggagaaagaggaagctgagagaaagagagataaaaaaatccaggagtatgaggggaaaattagagaactaagtgatacactaaaaagcaataatatacgcataattggtatcccagaggaggaagagagagggaaaggtgctgaaggggtacttgaagaaatcatagctgagaacttccctgaactggggaaggaaaaaggcattgaaatccaagaggcacagagaactcccttcggacataacttgaatagatcttctgcatgacatatcataattaaactgacaaaatacaaggataaagagaaaattctgaaagcagcaagggataaacgtgccctcacatataaagggagacagataagactcgtgactgatctctcttttgaaacttggcaggccagaaaggattggcacgagatcttcagtgtgctaaacagaaaaaatatgcagccgagaatcctttatccagcaagtctgtcatttagaatagaaggagagataaaggtcttcccaaacaaacaaaaactgaaggaatttgtcaccactaaaccagccctacaagagatcctaagggggatcctgtgagacaaagtaccagagacatcactacaagcataaaacatacagacatcacaaggactctaaacccgtatctttctataataacactgaatgtaaatggattaaatgcgccaaccaaaagacatagggtatcagaatggataaaaaaacaagacccatctatttgctgtctacaagagactcattttagacctgaggacacctttagattgagagtgaggggatggagaactatttatcatgctactggaagccaaaagaaaactggagtagccatacttatatcagacaaactagactttaaattaaagactgtaacaagtgatgaagaagggcattatagaataattacagggtctatccatcaggaataACTAACAATTAtgaatgtctatgcgctgaatactgaagcccccaaatatataaaacaattacgcATAAACATAAGCAAGCTTATttataagaatgtggtaattgcaggggactttaacactccacttacagaaatggatagatcatctagacacactgtcaataaagaaacaagggccctgaatgacacattggatcagatggacttgacagatatatttagaactctgcatcccaaagcaacagaatatactttcttctcgagtgcacatagaacattctccaagatagattatatactgggtcacaaaacagcccttcataagtttacaagaattgaaattataccatgcatactttcagaccacaatgctatgaagcttgaaatcaaccacaggaaaaagtctggaaaacctccaaaagcatggaggttaaagaacaccctactaaagaatgagtgggtcaaccaggcaattagacaagaaatttaaaaatgtatggaaacaaacgaaaatgaaaatacaacaatccaaatgctttggaaCGCAGctaaggcagtcctgagaggaaaatacattacaatccaggcctatctcaagaaacaagaaaaatcccaaatacaaaatctaatagcacacctaaaggaaatagaagcagaagagcaaagacagcctaaacccagcagaagaagagaaataagaaagatcagagcagaaataaacaatatagaacctaaaaaaaactgtagagcagatcaacaaaaccaagagttatttttttttaaacataaacaaaattgataaccctctagccaggcttctcaaaaagaaaagggagatgacccaaatagataaaatcatgaatgaaaatggaattattacaaccaatccctcagaaatacaaggaattatcagggaatactatgaaaaattatatgccaacaaattggacaacctggaagaaatggacaaattcctaaacacccacacacttccaaaactcaatcaggaggaaatagaaagcttgaacagacccataaccagcaaagaaattgaaacgTTTATCacaaatctcccaacaaataagagtccagggccagatggcttcccaggggagttctaccaaacgtttaaagcagagataatacctatccttctcaagctattccaagaaatagaaagggaaggaaaacttccagactcattctatgaagccagtattactttgattcctaaaccagagacccagtaaaaaaagagaactacaggccaatatccctgatgaagatgaatgcaaaaattctcaataagatactagcaaatcgaattcaacagcatatacaaagaattattcaccatgatcaagtgggattcattcctgggatgcagggcaggttcaacattcgcaaatcaatcagcctgatacatcacattaataaaagaaaagataagaaccatatgatcctgtcaattgatgcagaaagggcctttgacaaaattcagcacgctttcttaataaaaactctcgagaaagtcgggatagaaggaacatacttaaacatcaaaaaagccatttatgaaaagcccacagctaacatcatcctcaatcgggaaaactgagagctttttccctgagatcaggaacacgacagggatgcccactctcaccgctgttgtttaacatagtgttggaagttctagcatcagcaatcagacaacaaaaggaaatcaaaggcatcaaaattggcaaagatgaagtcaagctttcactttttgcaggtgacatgatattatacatggaaaacccgatagactccaccaaaagtctgctagaactgatacatgaattcagcaaagttgcaggatacaaaatcaatgtacagaagtcagttgcattcttatacactaacaatgaagcaacagaaagacaaataaagaaactgatcccattcacagttgcaccaagaagcataaaataccgaggaataaatctaaccaaagatgtaaaagatctgtacgctgaaaactatagaaatcttcagaaggaaattgaagaagatataaagaaatggaaagacattccatgctcatggattggaagaataaatattgtcaaaatgtcaatactacccgaagatatctacacattcaatgcaatcccaatcaaaattgcaccagcattcttctcaaaactagaacaagcaatcctaaaattcatatggaaccacaaaaggccccgaatagccaaagtaatattgaagaagaagaccaaagcaggaggcatcacaatcccagactttagcctctactacaaatcCGTAATCATCAggacaatatggtattggcacaaaaacagacacatagacaaatggaatagaatagaaaccccagaactaaactgacaaacatatggccaactaatctttgacaaagcaggaaagaacatccagtttaaaaaagacagtctctttaacaaatggtgctgggagaactggacagcaacatgcagaaggttgaaactagaccactttctcacaccattcacaacaataaactcaaaatggataaaggacctgaatgtgagacaggaaaccatcaaaaccctagaggagaaaacagaaaaagacctctctgacctcagccgtagcaatctcttacttgacacatccccaaaggcaagggaattaaaagcaaaaatgaactactgggaccttatgaagaaaaaaagcttctgcacaacaaaggaaacaaccaacaaaactaaaaggcaaccaacggaatgggaaaagatatttgcaaatgacatattggacaaagggctagtatcaaaaatctataaagagctcaccaaactccacacccgaaaaacaaataacccagtgaagaaatgggcagaaatcatgaatagacacttctcgaaagaagacatccggatggccaacaggcacatgaaaagatgctcaacgtcgctcctcatcagggaaatacaaatcaaaaccacactcagatatcacctcatgccagtcagagtggccaaaatgaacaaatccggagactatagatgctggagaggatgtggagaaacgggaaccctcttgcactgttgctgggaatgcaaattggtgcagccactctggaaaaacagtgtggaggttcctcagaaaattaaaaatagacctaccctatgacccaacaatagcactgctaggaatttacccaagggatacaggagtactgatgcataggggcacttgtaccccaatgtttatagcagcactctcaacaatagccaaattatggaaagagcctaaa
This window encodes:
- the LOC122199876 gene encoding olfactory receptor 2G2-like, coding for MGMMRSTNESNITGFILLGFSDYPQLQKVLFVIILILYLLTIFGNTTIILVSHLESKLHTPMYFFLSQLSFLDLCFTSSIIPQLLVNLWDPMKNITYGGCVVQLYVSLALGSTECVLLAVMSYDRYIAICRPLHYTVLMHPRLCMALASLSWLSGVVTTLVQSTLTLQLPFCGHYQVDHFICEVPVLIKLACVDTTFNEAELFVASIIFLIVPIFFILISYGYIAQAVLRIKSASGRKKAFGTCSSHMTVVIIFYGTIIFMYLQPVNSRSKEQGKFVSLFYTVVTPMLNPVIYTLRNKEVKWALKKVLGKILGLNFI